AGCCCGGCACCTTCAAGGACCGCGTGCTGCTCACGGAGCGCGCCGACCTGGTGCTGGAGGGCATGACCATTGCCGGGCGCACCATCGGCGCTCAGGAAGGCATCATCTACCTGCGCGGGGAGTACGACTACCTGCGCCGCCACCTGGAAGCGGTCATCGCCCGCCGCGAGCAGGCCAACCTGCTGGGCGACGACATTCTGGGCACCGCCGGCTTCAGTTTCCGCATCCACGTGCACATGGGCGCCGGCGCCTACATTTGCGGCGAGGAGACGGCGCTGATCGAGTCGATGGAAGGCCACCGCGGCGAGCCGCGCAACCGACCGCCCTTCCCGGTGAACACGGGCTACATGGGCCATCCCACCGTGGTGAACAACGTCGAGACCTTCGCCCTGGCCGCCCGCGTGCTGGCATTGGGCGCCGAGACCTTCGCCAAGGTCGGCCCCGCCAGTTCCACCGGCACCAAGCTGTTCAGCGTGAGCGGCGACTGCACGCGGCCGGGCGTCTACGAACTGCCCATGGGCCTGACCATCGAGGAGTTGCTGCGCGAGGTGGGCGGCGAGGATGCCAAGGCCGTCCAGGTGGGCGGCGCCTCGGGCACCTGCGTGCCGCGAAAGGCCTTCACCCGGCGTCTGGCCTTCGACGACGCTTCGACGGGCGGCTCGATCATCGTCTTCGGCCCGCAGCGCGACATGCTGCGCGTGGCCCGGAACTT
This genomic interval from Candidatus Delongbacteria bacterium contains the following:
- a CDS encoding NADH-ubiquinone oxidoreductase-F iron-sulfur binding region domain-containing protein, producing the protein MSSKNHPSILFRESQPDEGLKKALGLKRVDVISMVRESGLRGRGGAGFPTGVKWNFAALAQDETKYVVCNADEGEPGTFKDRVLLTERADLVLEGMTIAGRTIGAQEGIIYLRGEYDYLRRHLEAVIARREQANLLGDDILGTAGFSFRIHVHMGAGAYICGEETALIESMEGHRGEPRNRPPFPVNTGYMGHPTVVNNVETFALAARVLALGAETFAKVGPASSTGTKLFSVSGDCTRPGVYELPMGLTIEELLREVGGEDAKAVQVGGASGTCVPRKAFTRRLAFDDASTGGSIIVFGPQRDMLRVARNFMEFFDEESCGQCTPCRRGNRVLLEGIEKLEQGVCTLTYMSELKALGESMQLASKCGLGQSSPNAFLSIVEHFKDEILARQTA